The following is a genomic window from Desulfobaccales bacterium.
CCCCGCCGGAGTCATTGGGGTGGTCACCTTATGGTCCCGGCCGGAGTATGTCCGGGACCGCTTCCAGGCAGCGGGGGTGGACCTGGACCCGGCCACCAGCCCGGTGGCGGTCTTCGGCACCCTCTACGGCAACGGCCTGCGGGAGATGCTGCGCAATCTCCTGTGGAATCCCCAGATCCAGGAGCTGTGGCTGTGCGGCCGGGATCTGTCCGGCTCCCGCACCGAGCTCCTGCATTTCTTCCGCTACGGTCTGGAGCCGGTGCCCGAAGCCGCCATCCAGTATCTCAGCGGGGACGGTCTGCCCCGGCACCCCTGGCGCATCGTGGGCACCCACCGCCTCATTGACGGTCTGGTGACCCCGGAGCACTTCCCGCGGCCGCCCCGGCTGGTGGACCTGGGATCTCCGGAGGGGGAGGGATCCTTGGAGCGCCTGCGGGCCGCCTGGGCCGCCTTCCGGCCGCCGACTACCGCGGGCTTGCGCCGGCCCGAGGCCGTACCGCCCCTGCCCCAGGTGCACATCGAGCACTTCCCCAGCAATCCCCGGGCCCACCAGGTGGTGCAGGACACCCCTCTCGAGGCCTGGCTGGAGCTGGTGTATCTCTTGCGGCGCTTCGGCCGCCGGGTCAGCTTGGCCAAAGGGGAGCGCCTGGAGCTGCAAAACGTCCGGGTGGTGGTGGAAGAGCCACAGAAAGCCACGCCGGAGCAGCTCCGGGAGCTGAATCTCGACCCGGCGCGGGTGGAGCGCTATTACCAGGACTTCCTGAAGCCCGAGCTCCCTCCGGATGCCAGCTACACCTACGGCCACCGCCTGCGCACTTACTTCGGGGTGGATGCGCCCGCGGTCCTGGCGGCCCGGCTCCAGGCCGACCCCGAGGACCGTAAGGCCTATTTCACCCTGTGGGATAACCGCCGGGACCTGTCCGGGGAAGAGAGCCGCCCCTGCCTGGTGTCGGTGTATGTCCGCAAATTCGAGGGCCGACTCACCCTCACCGCCACCTTCCGCACCCACAACGGCCTGGACGCCTGGCTCCTGAACCTGTACGGCCTCATGCGTCTGCAACGTGAGATAGCAGGGCAAGCGGGTCTGCCCTCCGGGGCCATCACCGTGTTCAGCCATTCCATCTCCTTGGACCCGAGGGAGCTGGACCGGGCCGCGGCGGTGGCCGGCAAACGCCGCTGGCGCCTGCGCCTGGACCCCATGGGCTATTTCCGCATCACCCTGGACGGGGGCGAAATCCTGGTGGAGCACCGCTTTGGGGATGCCACCCTGACGGAATACCGGGGGAAGAGCGCCGTGAGCCTGCAGCACCAGATCGCCCGGGATCTGGCCCTTTCGGATATCAACCATGCCATGTATCTGGGCCGCCAGTTGGCCCGGGCGGAGCTGGCCCTGAAAGAAGGCCGGGAATTTGTCCAGGATTGATTTCACTTGCGAGGCACGGTCATGACGCCGCGTTTCATCTACATTGACTGGGACGGGCCTTACTCTTTTGATGAGCTGGACGAGCTGGACGACCGCAGCTCGGATTACGGCATCTATCAGGTGTACGGCAACCATCCCCTCTATGGCGAGGAGGTGCTCCTGTATCTGGGCACCACCGACGAGGGCACCTTTGCCCACAAACTCCGGGGCGAACGGGAGTATTGGGAGGCGGAGCCCGAGTTTCACCCCCTAAGCCTTTACGTAGGCCGGCTGGCGGGGCTCTCCACCCCCTCCGGCGAGGTCTGGGCCCAGGAGATTGATCTCGCGGCCCGGCTCCTCATCTACGCCCATGCCCCGGCCTTCAACGGCCGGGAGGTGGGGGCCAACCCCGACGCCGACCTGGCGGATCTGCATATCATCAACTGGGGCAACTACCGGGATCTGGCGCCTGAGGTCTCCGGCGCCCGCTGGCTGTATAAATTCGAGGAGCTGCCCAGCTACAACATCTATGGCCGTCACGGCGAGTCGCACTGAGGCGGGGAAAGGGAATTGGGCGATTGTGGCTCCTTGCAGCCCGAGCCTGCCCCGCGTCTGGGAGAAGCCTCAGGAGGCCGGGGCGCCTGAAGCCTCCGGGCTCATCCTGGTGGGCACGGTGCATGGCGATCCGAAGGGCCATGCCCGGGTCCGGCACCTGCTGGAGCAGCTCCGGCCTGAGGCCGTGAGCGTGGAGATCAGCTCCTTTTCCGTGCGCTACCGGACGCGCCACGGACCCGGCTGGCAGCGCCAACTGGAGGGGGCTTTGGCCGTTTTGCCGCCCGAGGTGAAGGAACACCTGGCGGTGCGCCGCCTGGCCGCCACCGTGAGACTCCCATATGAATGGCAGGCGGCGGTGGCTTTCGGCCGCCGGCACCGGGTGCCGGTCGTGGCGGTGGACGCCAGCGCTCCGGCCCGGGAGCATCTGCCCCGATATGCCCGAAAGCTTCTCACCCCGGAGAACCTCCTCGCCTTGGCCGCCCTGCCCGATGGCCCCGTCACGGCATGGGCGGCCGGGGAATACCGCCGGGCCCGCCTGTGTGCCTGGCGGCCCTTGAGGTGGCTTCCGGGGGAAACCCTGGCGGAAGTGCAGCACCGGGAGGAGGTCATGGCCCGGCGGCTGCGGCGGCTGGCCCGCCGGTTCCGGTGCCTGGTGCACCTGGGCGGCTGGGAGCATCTGGCCCCCCGGGAGCCGGAGGGGAACCTCTTTGACCGGCTGGCGGACCTTCACCCCCGGCGCTGGCTGTTGGAGGACGTGGAGGCGCGGCCGGCCCGGCCCGCTCTCTGAGGGAGGACCTGGTATGGAGAAACGCCGCCTCACCCTGCCCGTGGCCCCGGACCGGCGCATCAGCCTGGAGCTGGCCGTGCCCCGCACCGCCTCCATGGAGGCCCTGCTGGTCTTGGCCCACGGCGCCAACAACACCATGGATCACCCCGTCATCCAGGGGGTGGCGGAGCGCCTGGCCCGGGAGGGCGTGGTCACCGCCCGCTTCAACTTCCCCTACAGCGAAGCCGGCCGCTCCCACCCGGACCCGGATCCGGTCCTGGAGGGGGTCTTCCGGCTGGTGGTGGAATACCTGAGCGAACTGGAGGAGTTCAAGGGCCTGGGGCTGTTTATCGGCGGCAAATCCATGGGAGGCCGCATCGCCGCGCAGCTGGCCGCCCAGGGCCTGGGGGTCAACGGCCTGGTGTTCCTGGGCTATCCTCTGCACCCGCCGGGCCGGCCGGAGCAGCTCCGGGACCGCCCCTTGTATGCCCTGCCCTGCCCGGTCTTATTCATCCAGGGCGCCAGCGACCCCTTCTGCCACTTCGACCGCCTGGGGCCGGTCCTGGCCAAAATCCCGGTGCGCACCGACCTGCATGTGCTGCCGGGCCTGGGGCATTCCTTTGAGTGCGGCCAGACCATCGCCCAGGACACCCTGGACGAGGTGAGCCGGGTCATCGTGGGCTGGCTGGACAGTTTGTGAGGTTGTGGGGAGGGGGCTAGGGGCCAATGGCCCTTACACCTTCCCCAAACGCACCCCCCTCCCTTATGAAGGGAGGGAGAAATTTAGGGGCTCAGGAGAGGGAGGGAGCTTACCCTTCGGGTAATTTTATGAGCGTCATTTTAGTGGTGGACGACGATGCCCCCACCCGGGAGGCCATTGCCGCGGGCTTAAAGAAACTGGGGCATGAAATCCTCATGGCGGGCAAGGGCACCGAAGCCTTAGAGGAGGTGCGCCGCCATCCGGTGGATCTGGCCATCATCGACCTGAAGCTGCCGGACATGGAAGGCACCGAGCTCTTTGCCATCCTCAGGCTGCTTCGGCCCCAGGCCATGGCCATCATGATCTCCGGACTGGCCACGGTGGAGGAGGCGGTCTCCGCCCTCAAGCGGGGCATTTATGATTTCATCACCAAAGACTTCCGCATGCATGAGCTGCGCAAGGTGGTGACCAAGGCCCTGGAGACCCAGCAGATTTTGGCGGAAAACGTCAAGCTGCGCCAGGAGCTGGCCCAGCGGGGCCCCACCGGCCGCCTCATCGGCAAAAGCCCGGCCCTGGCCAAAGTGCTGCAGCTCATCAATCAGGTGGCCCCCCTGAAAAGCACCGTGCTCCTCACCGGCGAAAGCGGCGTGGGGAAAGAGCTGGTGGCCGAAGCCATTCACCTGCTGAGCCCCCGCAAGGACAAGCCCATGATCAAGGTGAACTGCGGGGCCCTCCCTGAAGGGCTCATCGAATCGGAGCTCTTCGGCCACGAGAAGGGGGCCTTCACCGGCGCCATCCAGCAGCGCAAGGGCCGCTTCGAGCTGGCCGACGGCGGCACCATCTTCCTGGACGAAATCAGTGAGATGCCGGTGGCCACCCAGGTGAAGCTCCTCAGGGTACTCCAGGAGGGCGAGTTCGAGCGGGTGGGCGGCACCCAGACCATCAAGGTGGACGTGCGGGTCATCGCCGCCAGCAATGTGGACCTGGAGGCCGCGGTGGCCCAAGGGCGCTTCCGCAAGGACCTCTACTACCGCCTCAACGTCATCCACCTGCACATCCCGCCCTTGCGAGAGCGCTCCGAAGACATCCCCATGCTGGCCCTGCATTTCTTAGACAAATTCTGCCGGGAGAACAACCGCCCCTTGAACGGCTTTTCGCCTGCGGCCATGGCGGCTTTGAAGCGCTACTCCTGGCCGGGCAATGTCCGGGAGCTGCAGAACGTGGTGGAGCGGGCCGTGGCCCTGTGCCAGGGGAACATGGTGGAGCTTACCGACCTCCCCGATGAGATCCGGCAGCACTCCCCCGCCGATGACGTCATCACCGTGCCGGTGGGCGCCTCCATGGAGGAGATCGAGCGCCTGGCCATCGTCCAGACCCTGAAAAAGACCGGGGGCGACAAGGAGCTCACCGCCCGCCTGCTGGGCATCGGCCTGGCCACCCTGTACCGGCGCCTCAAGGAAATGGAGACCAAAGAGCCCCTGACGGAGGAGAGCTGATGGCCCATCTCACCTTTCTCGACCTCAAATTCCTGCCGGTGAAGGAGGCGGAGGCCATCATCCTCCCCATCCCTTATGAAGCCACCACCACCTATGGCGCCGGCACCCGGGAGGCCCCGGAGGCCATCCTGGCCGCCTCCCGGCAACTGGAGCTCTGGGACGAAGAGGACAACTGGGACCCCAGCGCCAAAATCGCCCTGGCCACCGCCCCGCCCCTGACGCCGGAGGCCGCCGGCCCCCAGGCCATGCTGGACAAAATCCGCAAGACCGTGCAGCCCTGGTTCTCCCAAGGGAAGACGGTCCTGGCCCTGGGCGGCGAACACACTATCACCCTGGCCCTGGTGCAGGCAGCCCAGACCAAATACCCGGACCTGCAGGTGGTGGCCCTGGACGCCCACGCCGACCTTAGGGACACCTACGACGGCAGCAAGCTCTCCCACGCCTGTGCCCTGCGCCGGGTCTATGAGCTGGGACGGCCCCTGACTCTCCTGGGCGTCAGGGCCTACTCCCAGGAAGAGCACCAGCTCATGGCCGTGGCCCCCCGGATGACGGTCTTCAAAGCCTCGGCCCTGGCCACCCCCGAAGGCTGGCAGGCCGCCCTGACCCACCTGCAAGGCCTCACCGGTCCGGTATACCTCACCTTGGACGCCGACGCCCTGGACCCCGGAGTCATCCCCGGCGTGGGCACCCCCGAACCCGGGGGCTTAACCTACCGCCAGGCGCTGGAAATCATCCGCACCCTGGGGGCCCGGGGGCCCATCATCGGCGCCGACCTGGTGGAACTCACCCCTCTCCCCGGCCAACGGGTGAGCGAATTCACCGCCGCCCGCCTGGTGTACAAAATGCTGGCGGCCATGTACCGGCAGCGCCGGTGAGGGGAGGGCCGGGGGAGCAGTGGCTCCCCCGCCCTCCCCTCACACTCCCCTCCCCACCCCCTTTAAGGGGTTGGGGGAGAGGGCTTGGGAGAGGGGGCAGGGGTCCATGACCCCTGGCCCCCTCTCCCAAATTCTCCAAAGGAATTGCCCATGCGTAGGAAGATTGAGGAGTTTCATGATGGGGCCCAGGATGGGTTGGAGCCGTTGGAGGCCCTGGATCTGAGCCGGGTGGAGGATTTTGACGACCTGTTGAGGGCGATGGGGAGGACGGCCTTTGGGGGGCGCAGTCTGGGGGAGGCGGCGGAGGTCTTCACCGCCATGGTGACGGATCCGGACTGTCTGGTGGTGGGCACCTTTTCCGGGGCCATGAGTGTGGCCAAGATGGGGCTCCTCATCTGCGACATGGTGGACCGGGGCTGGCTCAAGGTCATTATCACCACCGGCGCCTTGGTGGCCCACGGTTTCATTGAGAATCTGGGCCGGGTGCACTACAAATGCCCCGCGGATCGCGGCGATCGCACCTTGTATCTCCAGGGCTATAACCGCATCTATGACACCCTGGAGATGGAGGCCAACCTGGATTATGCCGAGGAGATCTTCCGGGGGGTGCTGGCCGGGCTGGATCTGGGGGTCACCTGGAGTTCGGAGAGCCTCTGCCGGGAGTTGGGGCGGCATCTGGCGGCCACCACCGACCAGCCGGGGTTGCTCCGCAATGCCTATCTCAAGGGTGTGCCGGTCTATATCCCGGCCTTCACCGATTCGGAGCTGGGGCTGGATGTGGCGGGCTTCAACGTGCGCCAGGGGCTGGCGGCGGGCCAGGACCTGGCCACGGCCCTGAGCCACCTGGCCTTGTCCTACAACCCCTTCCTGGATCTGGGGAGCTATGCCCGTAAGGTGCTGGGCGCCAAGCGGCTGGGCATCTTCACCGTGGGCGGCGGGGTGCCCCGCAACTGGGCTCAGCAGGTGGCCCCTTTCCTGGAGCTCCTGCACGCCCGGCTGGGTCTGGAGCTCCCCGAGGTGCGGTTCACCTATGGGGTGCGCCTCTGTCCGGAGCCGGCCCACTGGGGGGGCTTAAGCGGCTCCACCTACCGGGAGGGGGTGAGCTGGGGGAAGTTCGTGCCGCCGGAGGAGGGCGGGCGCTTTGCCGAGGTGCTGTGCGACGCCACCATCACCTGGCCTTTGCTGCTGAAGGCGGTGCAGCAGCGCCTGGAGAAGCGCCAGGCCGCCTCCGGGCCGAAGTGAGGGGGGTGGTTCCGGGCCTCCGCCCATGACCTGCAGGCAGTCAGGGCAGGCGTTCTCCCGGACCCACCCCTGAAATACCTCAGTCTTTGCCGCAGGCCACTGCGCCGCAGGTGCAGAGTTTTCCCTGCCGCCAGGCTTCTAAGCCCTCTTTCACCAGCACCGCGCCGATGACCAGGCCGATGACCGGGTCCGCCTGCCAGAAGCCAAAGAGGTAGTTGGCCCCCAGACCGATGAGCAGCGCCGCGGAGAGAAAGGCGCAGGCCAGGGTCTGGCGGGAGTCGGCCACCAGACTCCGGCTCCCCAGCTGCCGGCCGGTTCTGGCCTTCAGGTAATAGAGCAGCGGCATGGCCAGAAGGGAGAACAGGGCGATGGCAATGCCCAGGAGGGTGGGGTCCGGCGCCTCCCGGTGCCAGAGCTTTTCCCCTGACTCGTAGAGCACGTAGGCGGCCAGCAGGAAGAAGGTGAGGCCCACCAGCTTGACGGCCCGCTGCTCCCGGCGTTCCACTTCGGCCGCGGTCAAAAAGGCATGGGGGCGGAACCGCCAGATCATCACCAGGCCGGAGAGGGACTCCACGAAGCTGTCCAGGCCGAAGCCCACCAGGGCGATGCTCCCGGCCCCGGCGCCGGCCAGGACCGAAACCAGGCCCTCCAGCACATTGTAGCCCACCGTGAGGTAGGACAGGGCCAAGGCCCGACGGTTGAGGTCAGTGGTCATGGGATTGCTGCTGGGGGAGGGGGCTAAGGGGCGGTGGCCCCTTACCCCCTCCCCCAGTCCCCCACCCCCAAACCCTTGTAAGGGCTGGGGAGGGGAGCTTGAAGGGAGGGGGGAGCCGCCGCTCTCCCGGCCCTCCCCTCAAAAGCTATCTTTATGAAAGCAAATATAAGCCTTAGGGGATTAAGAGTAAACCCAGGCAGGCCCTCGCTTCACTTCTCCGCCTGGGGACCGTGGTAAATGAAGCGCTTCAGGCGGGCGAAATATTCCTTGCCCCCCACGAGGTAGGTATCGTTGTGGTGAGCGCCGGGGATGAGGTAGAGCTCCTTAGGGGCCCTGGCCGCGGCATAGACCCGATCCCCCATGGACACCGGAATGACCTCGTCGGCGGTGCCGTGAATCACCAGAACCGGCACCCGCACCGCACCGATCTTCCCCAGATTGTCGTAAGGGACCGAGGGCCGCCAGTCAAAGAGGAAAGGGGCATAGAGCCGGGCCATCTCCTGGGAGTTGGTGAAGGCCGCCTCGATGATCAGGCTGCGGCAGGGGACTTTGGTGGCCAGGTCCGTGGCCAGCGCGGTGCCCAGCGAGCGGCCGAAGAGCACGATGTCGGCGGGCGCAAAGCCCAGCTCTGCGGTGGCCGTGCGATAGGCCGCGGCAGCATCCAGATACGTCCCCTCCCGGGTGATGCGACCCTGGGAGAGGCCGTATTCCCGGTAATCGAAGATAAACACCTGCACATCCGCAAGGTCGTGCAGGAGTTTGATGTTCTCCAGGCGGTGGCTGATGTTGCCGGCATTGCCATGGAACCATAAGAAAAGGGGGCAGCCCGGTTTGGGCACCAGCCAGCCGTGCAGGCGCACCCCATCGGCAGCGGTGAACCACACTTCCTGATAGGGGAGGCCCCAGTCCGCCGGCGTGCCCTCCAGATGCGGGTCCGGGAAAAAGACGATGCCCTTTTCTGAGTATTCCAGGCTCACAAGGCCTCCCAGACAAGGGGTAGGGGGAGGGAGTTTGAGGGAGGGGGCAGGGGTCCGCGACCCCTGACCCCCTCCCTCAACTCCTCACCCCAGCCAGAATCCCACGATATAGCGCAGGGCCAGGCCGACGATGATGATTCCCAGGCCGATGCGGATGGTGGTGCCGGGGAGGAATTTTTGCAGGCGGGCGCCGATATACATGCCCAAAAAGCCGCCGAGACCGAACAGGGCCCCCAAAAGCAGGTCCGGGGCCACGGCCTGGCCGGGAAAATAGGGGGCCAGACCGTAGTAGATGGCCACTCCGGCCACCGAGGTGATGAAGGAGCCCAGCAGCGCCGCGCCGGCGATGGTGTAGATGGGGAGCTGGAAGACCGCGGCCAGAAAAGGGGCGATGATGGCGCCGCCGCCGATGCCGTAGGTGCCGCTGATGAGGCCCACCACCAGGGCCAGGATGAAGACGCCCATGGTGTTGAAGGTGAAGGTCTCCCCCAGGAAGTCATAAGAGATGTGGCGCAGACCCACCGAGCGGGTGCGCACCCGGGCGGCCTCCGGCAAGGGCGCGCCGGCCCGGTAGCCCGCCGCCTTGAGCACTTCCTGCAGCCGCACATTGACCTTGGCCTCGAACTCCTGGATGGCGGCCTTTTTGCGCTTGGCCCAGGGGGTCTGGTCCCACAGGAGCCGACCGCCGAAATACAAGAGGACCAAGCCGACAAAGAGCTTGAAATGCCGGGGGTCCGGCAGCCAGCGGATGCGGATAAGGGCCCCGGCAATGAGCCCCGGCAGGGTCCCCAAAATGGTGACTCCGGCCACCGGCCAGTTCATGCGGCCCTCCCTCAGGTAACGGTACACCCCGCTGGGAATGGCCACGATATTGAAGACCAGGTTGGTGGGGCTCACCGCCGGGCTGGAGAACCCCAGCACACTCACCTGGAAGGGCAGGAGCAAAAAGGCCCCGGAGACTCCGCCCATGGAGGTGAAGGTGGAAACCACCAGCGCCACCACCACCGGCACCAGGGGGTTGACATCCACGCCGGAAACGGGAAAATGCATGGGACCCCCAAATTTTTGTGAAATTTTTCTTATTCTATGGAGAAAAGGTTTCCCGGTGCAAGAACTTAAACCGACATGGGGAAAAATCAGTCAAGGTCGTCTTTGCCGGCCATCCCGGAGAGGTGAATCATGACCCCGGAGCAGGCCTATCAGCATCTGGTGGAGCATCATCGGGAGACCGCCTATCTGAGGGAGGCCCAGAAGCTCCTGTTTTGGGACCAGCGCACCATGCTGCCCCCCAAGGGTCATGCCCACCGGGCCCGGCAGCTTGCCGCCCTGACCCGCTTCATCCATGCCCGGGACACTGACCCCCGGGTGGGCGAGTGGCTGGCGGCGGTGGAAGGGACCCCGCTGGTGGCGGATTCCCTTTCCCCCGCGGCGGTGAATGTCCGGGAGTGGCGGCGCCGCTACGAGCAGGCGGTGCGCATCCCCCCGGAGCTGGCCACCGCCCTGGCCCAGGCCGCCTCGGAGGGCCAGACCGCCTGGGAACAGGCGAGGGCGAAAAACGACTGGCCGGGCTTTCAGCCATATCTGGAGCGCCTTTTGGGCCTCAAGCGGGAGCAGGCCGCGGCCCTGGGATATGACACCGAGCCCTATGACGCCCTGCTGGATTTATATGAGCCCGGGGAGCGGGCTCAGGCCCTGGCGCCCCTGTTTGAGGAGCTGGAGAGGGCTCTCAGGGAGCTGCTTCCCCGGGTGGCGGCGCCCTTCCGACGGGGGGACCAGGTGCTTAGGGGCACCTTTCCCCGGGAGCGCCAGGAGGCTCTGGCCCGGCAGGCCACCCAAGCCCTGGGCTATGACTTCGCCGCCGGCCGCCTGGACACCACCGCCCACCCCTTCAGCATCAACCTGGGGCTGGGGGACGCCCGCATCACCACCCGCTACGATGAGCAGTATTTCGGCTCTGCCTTTTTTGCCGCCCTGCACGAGGCGGGCCACGCCCTCTACAGCCAGGGCCTGCCGCCGGAGCATTGGGGCACCCCCCGGGGCGAGTCCGTCTCCCTGGGCATTCACGAATCCCAGTCCCGCCTGTGGGAGAACCTGGTGGGCCGCTCGCTCAGCTTTTGGCGATTCTTCCTGCCCCAGGTGCAGGCCGCCTTCCCGGAACTCAAAGGCGCGCGGCTGGAGGAGTTTTACGCCGCGGTGAACCAGGTGCGCCCTAGCCTCATCCGGGTGGAGGCCGATGAGCTCACCTATAATCTGCACATCATCTTCCGCTTCCATTTGGAGCGGGAACTAATCAACGGCGGGCTGGCCGTGGGGGACCTGCCCGGGGCCTGGAACGAGCAGGTGCGCCGCGGCCTGGACCTTGAGGTGCCCGACGACGCCCGAGGAGTGCTTCAGGACGTGCATTGGTCCGGCGGGCACTTCGGCTACTTCCCCACCTACACTTTGGGGAATCTCTACGCCGCCCAGTTTTTTGCCAAAGCCCAGGAGGAGCTGGGAGACCTGCCAGGGGCCTTTGCCCGGGGGGATTTTCCGCCGTTGCTCACCTGGCTGCGGGAAAAGATCCACAGCCAGGGTTCCACTTTCTGGCCCCGGAACCTGGTGCGGCAAGTGACCGGCGAAGATCTGAGCCCCCGGTATTTCCTAAGGTATGTGGAGGATAAATTCACCCGGGAGCCTTGACAAGGCTCAGCCCGCGGCCGGCGCCAGCAGCCCGGCCACCCAGACAAAGCTCACCTCCGAGGGCAGGCCGGGAGGGGTAAACCCCCGGGTGCGGCGCTCATCAAGCCGCCAGCCGGCCGCGGCATAGGCGGCCCAGAGCTTAGCCTCGTCGGGCTCCCTCAGACCGGCCAGGAGAAGACGGCCCCGGGGAGCGGTAAGGCGCAGGAGCTCGGAGACCTTGGCCCGGTGGACCTCGGGGTGGAGGTTGGCCGCCACCAGCTCAAAGGGGCCTTTCAGGCACTCGGTGGAGCCGTGGATGACATGCAGGCGGGAGGCCAAGCCGTTGGCCAGGGCGTTTTGCCGGGTGGCCCGCACCGCCGCCGGGGCGATGTCCACCCCCACCACTTTGGACACCCCCAGGGCCGCGGCGGCCAGTGCCAGGACCCCGCTGCCGCAGCCCACGTCCAGGAAGCTGTGGACCGGTCCGGCGGCCAAGGCGACGCTGAGCAGCTCCAGGCACAGGCGGGTGGCGGGATGGCTGGGGGGAAAGGCGCCCTCCGGGTTGATCAGGAGCACCCGCTCTCCTTCCGGGGTGCCCGCCGGCCGCCGGGTTCTCAGGCTCAGCCCGGGCCTGAGGTAGTAGCACCAGCCGGCAGCGGGGTCCGCCGCGGGGTTTGCACACATAAGAACAGGTGAAACGAGGAAGAATTTCCGGCTCTTGTCTGCAAGTTAACCTTGGTCTTGTCCGAATGACAAGAGATGAGAAGCAAAAGAGTCCTTTCTCATGAGCCTGCGGTGACCTGATGCTGACCGGAACCCGTCTGGAGGCCAAGAAATTGTTGTTCATGGCGATCCTGTGGCTGATTCCCCTGCTTATCCCGGGGGCAGCCGCCGCCGAGCCCGAGCTCCCCGCCGGCAAGGTCATCTGGATCGACCAGACCAGGCAGGTGGGCCGGGCTTATGAAGACGGCAAAAAGATCATGGAATTTCCCGTGCTCACCGGCGATGACGAAACCACCACACCTCCGGGGGTCTACCGGGTGCGCCAGAAGGTGGAAGATTACTTTTCCCGCAAATATCAGGTGCCCATGCCCTACTCCCTCTTTTTTGACCTGAAGCACCGCCGGGCCATCCACGAGGGCGAGGTGCCGCCGGCTCCCCAGCGCCGGGAATATGCCACCCACGGCTGCGTGCACGTGGAATCCCCCTATATCGAGCGTCTCTTTGACTGGGCCGAGGAAGGCACCACCCTGGTCATCATCACCGGCTGGCGCACCGAGGAGTAAGGCGGATGGCGCACCGTTCCCAAGCCCCCTGGCCGATACCCGCGCCACCGGAAAAAAAGCATCTTTTACCGGCAGAAACTGATAAAATGAAGCATTACAGGCTGTGAAAGGAAGCATGATCACATTACCCACAGTAGAGGTCAAAGGCGCCGCGCGGGGAGTCATCTTTATCCAGGGAGGGATGGGCATCGGCATCTCCCTGGCACCCCTGGCCAAGGCGGTGGCCCGGCGGGGCGGCATCGGCACCATCTCCAGCGCGGCATTGCATACCCTGGTGAGCAAACGCATCGGCCGGCGGGTGGACGCCCGGGAGGCCGCGGCCATCGAGGTGGCGGAAGCCAAAAGCGAAGGCGGCTTCATCGCCATCAACATCATGGTGGCCCTTCACAAAACCTTCTTCAAATCCATCCTGGGGGCCATTGACGGCGGGGTGAACGCCCTCATCCTGGGCGCCGGCCTCCCCACCACCCTGCCCGACGAAGTCAAGACCGCGCCGGTGGCCCTCATCCCCATCGTCTCCTCGGTCAAGGCC
Proteins encoded in this region:
- a CDS encoding alpha/beta family hydrolase, producing MEKRRLTLPVAPDRRISLELAVPRTASMEALLVLAHGANNTMDHPVIQGVAERLAREGVVTARFNFPYSEAGRSHPDPDPVLEGVFRLVVEYLSELEEFKGLGLFIGGKSMGGRIAAQLAAQGLGVNGLVFLGYPLHPPGRPEQLRDRPLYALPCPVLFIQGASDPFCHFDRLGPVLAKIPVRTDLHVLPGLGHSFECGQTIAQDTLDEVSRVIVGWLDSL
- a CDS encoding cation transporter, with protein sequence MTTDLNRRALALSYLTVGYNVLEGLVSVLAGAGAGSIALVGFGLDSFVESLSGLVMIWRFRPHAFLTAAEVERREQRAVKLVGLTFFLLAAYVLYESGEKLWHREAPDPTLLGIAIALFSLLAMPLLYYLKARTGRQLGSRSLVADSRQTLACAFLSAALLIGLGANYLFGFWQADPVIGLVIGAVLVKEGLEAWRQGKLCTCGAVACGKD
- a CDS encoding alpha/beta hydrolase: MSLEYSEKGIVFFPDPHLEGTPADWGLPYQEVWFTAADGVRLHGWLVPKPGCPLFLWFHGNAGNISHRLENIKLLHDLADVQVFIFDYREYGLSQGRITREGTYLDAAAAYRTATAELGFAPADIVLFGRSLGTALATDLATKVPCRSLIIEAAFTNSQEMARLYAPFLFDWRPSVPYDNLGKIGAVRVPVLVIHGTADEVIPVSMGDRVYAAARAPKELYLIPGAHHNDTYLVGGKEYFARLKRFIYHGPQAEK
- a CDS encoding deoxyhypusine synthase family protein, with amino-acid sequence MRRKIEEFHDGAQDGLEPLEALDLSRVEDFDDLLRAMGRTAFGGRSLGEAAEVFTAMVTDPDCLVVGTFSGAMSVAKMGLLICDMVDRGWLKVIITTGALVAHGFIENLGRVHYKCPADRGDRTLYLQGYNRIYDTLEMEANLDYAEEIFRGVLAGLDLGVTWSSESLCRELGRHLAATTDQPGLLRNAYLKGVPVYIPAFTDSELGLDVAGFNVRQGLAAGQDLATALSHLALSYNPFLDLGSYARKVLGAKRLGIFTVGGGVPRNWAQQVAPFLELLHARLGLELPEVRFTYGVRLCPEPAHWGGLSGSTYREGVSWGKFVPPEEGGRFAEVLCDATITWPLLLKAVQQRLEKRQAASGPK
- a CDS encoding sigma-54 dependent transcriptional regulator produces the protein MSVILVVDDDAPTREAIAAGLKKLGHEILMAGKGTEALEEVRRHPVDLAIIDLKLPDMEGTELFAILRLLRPQAMAIMISGLATVEEAVSALKRGIYDFITKDFRMHELRKVVTKALETQQILAENVKLRQELAQRGPTGRLIGKSPALAKVLQLINQVAPLKSTVLLTGESGVGKELVAEAIHLLSPRKDKPMIKVNCGALPEGLIESELFGHEKGAFTGAIQQRKGRFELADGGTIFLDEISEMPVATQVKLLRVLQEGEFERVGGTQTIKVDVRVIAASNVDLEAAVAQGRFRKDLYYRLNVIHLHIPPLRERSEDIPMLALHFLDKFCRENNRPLNGFSPAAMAALKRYSWPGNVRELQNVVERAVALCQGNMVELTDLPDEIRQHSPADDVITVPVGASMEEIERLAIVQTLKKTGGDKELTARLLGIGLATLYRRLKEMETKEPLTEES
- a CDS encoding DUF4346 domain-containing protein produces the protein MPSAPLLFDPLYFGDKLLVINPAGVIGVVTLWSRPEYVRDRFQAAGVDLDPATSPVAVFGTLYGNGLREMLRNLLWNPQIQELWLCGRDLSGSRTELLHFFRYGLEPVPEAAIQYLSGDGLPRHPWRIVGTHRLIDGLVTPEHFPRPPRLVDLGSPEGEGSLERLRAAWAAFRPPTTAGLRRPEAVPPLPQVHIEHFPSNPRAHQVVQDTPLEAWLELVYLLRRFGRRVSLAKGERLELQNVRVVVEEPQKATPEQLRELNLDPARVERYYQDFLKPELPPDASYTYGHRLRTYFGVDAPAVLAARLQADPEDRKAYFTLWDNRRDLSGEESRPCLVSVYVRKFEGRLTLTATFRTHNGLDAWLLNLYGLMRLQREIAGQAGLPSGAITVFSHSISLDPRELDRAAAVAGKRRWRLRLDPMGYFRITLDGGEILVEHRFGDATLTEYRGKSAVSLQHQIARDLALSDINHAMYLGRQLARAELALKEGREFVQD
- the speB gene encoding agmatinase — translated: MAHLTFLDLKFLPVKEAEAIILPIPYEATTTYGAGTREAPEAILAASRQLELWDEEDNWDPSAKIALATAPPLTPEAAGPQAMLDKIRKTVQPWFSQGKTVLALGGEHTITLALVQAAQTKYPDLQVVALDAHADLRDTYDGSKLSHACALRRVYELGRPLTLLGVRAYSQEEHQLMAVAPRMTVFKASALATPEGWQAALTHLQGLTGPVYLTLDADALDPGVIPGVGTPEPGGLTYRQALEIIRTLGARGPIIGADLVELTPLPGQRVSEFTAARLVYKMLAAMYRQRR